A single region of the Bacillus cereus genome encodes:
- a CDS encoding nucleotide pyrophosphohydrolase has translation MEAKTMKDMQKEVDAYIGQFKEGYFSPLAMMARLTEEMGELAREVNHYYGEKPKKTTEIERSIEEELGDVLFVMICMANSLNIDLETAHNIVMNKFNTRDKDRWTRIDEGEKEA, from the coding sequence ATGGAAGCAAAAACGATGAAAGATATGCAGAAGGAAGTAGATGCATATATCGGTCAATTTAAAGAAGGTTATTTTAGTCCGCTTGCAATGATGGCTCGTTTAACTGAAGAAATGGGAGAGCTTGCAAGAGAGGTTAATCATTATTATGGTGAGAAACCGAAGAAAACGACGGAGATAGAACGAAGTATTGAAGAAGAGCTTGGAGATGTGTTATTTGTTATGATTTGTATGGCAAATAGTTTAAATATTGATTTAGAAACAGCGCATAACATTGTAATGAATAAATTTAATACACGTGATAAAGATCGCTGGACACGTATTGATGAGGGAGAGAAAGAAGCATGA
- the mgsA gene encoding methylglyoxal synthase, with product MKIALIAHDKKKDDMVSFAYAYKPIFEKHELFATGTTGLRIMEATGLVVTRYQSGPLGGDQEIGAMIAKNEMDMVIFFRDPLTAQPHEPDVNALLRLCDVYAIPLATNMASAEMLMHALERGDLDYRKLRK from the coding sequence ATGAAAATTGCCTTAATCGCACATGACAAAAAGAAAGATGATATGGTTTCATTCGCGTACGCATATAAACCAATCTTTGAAAAACATGAACTTTTTGCAACAGGAACGACAGGCCTTCGTATTATGGAGGCAACTGGTTTAGTTGTAACAAGATATCAATCTGGTCCTCTTGGTGGCGATCAAGAAATTGGTGCAATGATTGCAAAAAATGAGATGGATATGGTGATTTTTTTCCGGGATCCACTAACAGCGCAGCCGCATGAACCTGATGTCAATGCGTTACTTCGCTTATGTGATGTATATGCCATCCCACTAGCAACGAATATGGCAAGTGCTGAAATGCTAATGCATGCATTAGAGCGGGGAGATTTAGATTACCGAAAGTTAAGAAAATGA
- a CDS encoding uracil-DNA glycosylase gives MEYPEHLVKQVRERSATYQLEGFLSGQGPRNPKLMLVGEAPGETEIHNGIPFSGRAGKHLMEFLECIHVTREEVYITSAVRSRPYKWREKRERNGEIIQKKYNRTPNQGEILAHAPLLDYELELIHPPVIVTLGNIALQRFVGKNNKITSVHGELLKQPVQQLKDSSSTEFIWTEKEYYIFPTFHPASIFYNRSLLELIYEDLEKLKRCIIKN, from the coding sequence ATAGAATACCCAGAACATTTAGTTAAACAAGTGAGGGAGCGAAGTGCTACATACCAATTAGAAGGTTTTTTAAGTGGACAAGGTCCTAGAAATCCAAAATTAATGCTTGTTGGAGAAGCACCTGGTGAAACGGAAATTCATAATGGTATCCCGTTTAGCGGGAGAGCCGGAAAACATTTAATGGAGTTTTTAGAATGTATTCACGTTACAAGGGAAGAGGTATATATTACGAGTGCGGTTCGGAGTAGACCTTATAAATGGAGAGAGAAAAGGGAACGAAATGGCGAAATAATACAGAAGAAGTACAATAGAACACCAAATCAAGGAGAAATACTTGCTCATGCACCTTTGTTAGACTATGAGTTGGAACTTATACATCCGCCTGTTATTGTGACACTTGGTAATATTGCACTGCAGCGTTTCGTTGGTAAAAATAATAAAATTACGAGTGTTCATGGTGAATTGTTAAAGCAACCCGTGCAGCAATTGAAAGATAGTAGCAGTACAGAATTTATATGGACAGAAAAAGAATATTATATTTTTCCGACCTTTCATCCAGCTTCAATTTTTTATAATCGGAGTTTATTGGAGCTCATTTATGAGGATTTGGAGAAACTTAAAAGATGTATAATAAAAAACTAG
- a CDS encoding zinc metallopeptidase yields MFYLIYFAIILIIPLYAQSKVRSAYSKYSQVYSTSGMTGAEVARKILDENGLYNVAVEETPGHLSDHYDPTAKTVRLSTDNYYGHSVAGTAVAAHEVGHAIQDAKDYNFMRVRHSLVPVANFGSNMSWVFVLIGVFAQMSGLLLLGIILMAAGVIFQLVTLPVEFDASKRAMQQIEALGIVSTDEYGQARKVLNAAALTYVAAAAVAVFELLRLVLIYTGMQRSDD; encoded by the coding sequence ATGTTTTATTTAATTTACTTCGCGATCATTTTGATCATACCGTTGTATGCACAGTCAAAAGTACGTAGTGCCTATAGCAAGTATTCACAAGTTTATTCAACTTCAGGTATGACAGGAGCGGAAGTTGCTCGGAAAATTTTAGATGAAAATGGATTGTACAATGTAGCTGTAGAAGAAACACCGGGTCATTTGTCGGACCATTACGATCCAACCGCAAAAACAGTTCGATTATCAACAGATAACTATTATGGACATTCAGTTGCTGGTACAGCTGTAGCAGCACACGAAGTAGGACATGCAATTCAAGATGCGAAAGATTATAACTTCATGCGTGTACGCCATTCGTTAGTGCCAGTTGCTAATTTTGGTTCAAACATGTCATGGGTATTTGTACTAATTGGTGTATTTGCACAAATGTCTGGTTTGTTGTTACTAGGAATTATTTTAATGGCAGCAGGTGTTATTTTCCAACTTGTTACATTACCAGTTGAATTTGATGCTTCAAAACGTGCAATGCAACAAATTGAAGCACTTGGTATCGTATCGACAGATGAGTACGGTCAAGCTCGTAAAGTATTAAATGCGGCAGCATTAACATATGTAGCAGCAGCGGCTGTAGCAGTATTTGAATTATTACGCCTTGTATTAATTTATACTGGTATGCAGCGTAGCGACGATTAA
- the dapB gene encoding dihydrodipicolinate reductase: MKEIKVIIAGPRGRMGHEAVLLMERTAHFNLVAAIDYKHGGEKISDLPGMPALDAPIYADLHTCLDEVEADVLLDLTTPEIGKKHVTLAVERGLRSVIGTTGFTEEELKQLTENAKEKEVGTIIAPNFAIGAVLMMKFSQMAAKYFQDVEVIELHHDQKLDAPSGTAVKTVELIRQNRVPKEQGHPNETEQLEGARGANVDGIHIHSVRLPGLIAHQEVMFGGDGQMLTVRHDSFNRASFMSGVKLSIETVMNLDHLVYGLENIID, translated from the coding sequence ATGAAAGAAATTAAAGTAATTATCGCTGGACCAAGAGGACGTATGGGACATGAAGCAGTCCTTCTAATGGAAAGAACAGCGCATTTCAATTTAGTAGCAGCAATTGATTATAAGCATGGCGGAGAAAAAATTTCTGATTTACCTGGAATGCCAGCGCTAGATGCACCTATTTACGCGGATTTACATACTTGTTTAGATGAAGTAGAAGCAGATGTATTGTTAGATTTAACAACACCAGAAATTGGAAAGAAACATGTGACACTTGCAGTTGAACGTGGACTTCGATCTGTTATTGGTACAACTGGATTTACTGAAGAAGAACTAAAGCAATTAACAGAAAATGCAAAAGAAAAAGAAGTAGGAACAATTATCGCTCCAAACTTTGCAATTGGTGCAGTTCTTATGATGAAATTTTCACAAATGGCAGCGAAGTACTTCCAAGATGTTGAAGTAATTGAATTACACCATGATCAAAAATTAGACGCACCATCAGGTACGGCTGTAAAAACAGTAGAATTAATCCGTCAAAATCGTGTACCAAAAGAGCAAGGGCATCCTAATGAAACAGAACAATTAGAAGGAGCACGTGGTGCAAATGTGGACGGTATTCACATTCATAGCGTACGTCTACCAGGGCTTATTGCACACCAAGAAGTAATGTTCGGCGGAGATGGACAAATGTTAACAGTTCGTCATGATTCATTCAATCGTGCATCATTTATGTCAGGTGTAAAACTATCAATTGAAACAGTAATGAACCTTGATCATCTTGTGTACGGTTTAGAAAATATTATCGACTAA
- the panB gene encoding 3-methyl-2-oxobutanoate hydroxymethyltransferase, whose product MKTKTDFLKMKEQGEPITMLTAYDYPSAKLAEEAKVDMILVGDSLGMVVLGYDSTVPVTVEDMIHHTKAVRRGAKETFIVTDMPFMSYHISLQDTMVNARRIVQESGAHALKVEGAGEVISTIHYLTNAGIPVVAHLGLTPQSVGVLGGYKVQGKDAESAKKLIEDARKCEEAGAIALVLECVPMQLAELISEQITIPTIGIGAGQKVDGQVLVYHDLISYGVNRVPKFVKQYTSVQEEIVRGISQYVTEVKTGQFPEEKHSFTMKEEECLALYGGKQ is encoded by the coding sequence TTGAAAACAAAAACAGATTTTTTGAAAATGAAAGAGCAAGGTGAGCCGATTACAATGCTAACGGCGTATGATTATCCATCTGCTAAATTAGCAGAAGAAGCTAAAGTCGATATGATTTTAGTTGGTGATTCTCTAGGAATGGTTGTACTTGGATATGATTCAACAGTTCCAGTAACAGTAGAGGATATGATTCATCATACGAAAGCTGTACGCCGCGGCGCGAAAGAGACGTTTATTGTAACTGATATGCCATTCATGTCTTATCATATCTCATTGCAAGATACGATGGTTAATGCACGTCGCATTGTTCAAGAGAGTGGTGCACATGCATTAAAGGTAGAAGGTGCTGGAGAAGTTATATCAACTATTCACTACTTGACGAATGCGGGAATCCCTGTTGTGGCGCATTTAGGTTTAACTCCTCAATCTGTAGGAGTGCTAGGTGGATATAAAGTACAGGGGAAAGATGCTGAAAGTGCAAAAAAATTAATAGAAGACGCAAGGAAATGTGAAGAAGCTGGTGCGATAGCACTTGTGTTAGAGTGTGTGCCAATGCAATTAGCAGAACTTATTTCAGAGCAAATAACAATTCCTACAATTGGAATTGGAGCAGGACAAAAAGTAGATGGGCAAGTTCTTGTATACCATGATCTTATTTCGTACGGCGTAAATCGTGTTCCGAAATTTGTGAAGCAATATACGTCTGTTCAAGAGGAAATTGTGCGAGGGATTTCGCAATACGTTACTGAAGTAAAGACAGGGCAATTTCCTGAAGAAAAACATTCGTTCACAATGAAAGAGGAAGAATGCTTAGCGTTATACGGAGGAAAACAATAA
- a CDS encoding YitT family protein, with the protein MKANLKIRNIIFILIGSAIFSFGIVNINIENHLAEGGFTGITLLLYFLFSLDPSYTNLILNIPIFFIGWKLLGRTTFLYTLIGTFSVSLFLWIFQRYEVLNLHLNLQNDMTLAALFAGAFIGIGLGIIFKYGGTTGGVDIIARLAHKYVGWSMGKTMFMFDAVVIIVSILTYLSYREGMYTLVAVFIGAKVIDFMQEGAYAAKGATIISDKNDEIAAKILSEMERGATFLKAVGSYTKVERNVLYCVVAKNEIVKLKNIITSVDPHAFVAVSDVHDVVGEGFTLDENKNPLHN; encoded by the coding sequence ATGAAAGCAAACTTGAAGATTCGAAATATCATTTTCATCTTAATCGGTTCCGCTATTTTTTCTTTCGGTATTGTGAATATCAATATTGAAAACCATCTTGCAGAGGGTGGGTTTACCGGCATTACGCTATTATTATATTTTCTATTTTCGCTTGACCCTTCCTATACAAACTTAATTTTAAATATCCCTATATTTTTTATTGGTTGGAAGTTACTCGGCCGAACAACATTTTTATATACACTAATCGGTACATTTAGCGTATCTTTATTCCTATGGATTTTCCAACGCTACGAAGTACTCAACTTACATTTAAACTTGCAAAATGATATGACACTGGCTGCTTTATTCGCAGGGGCATTTATCGGTATAGGACTTGGGATTATATTTAAGTATGGTGGGACTACTGGCGGTGTTGATATTATCGCAAGACTAGCTCATAAATATGTTGGCTGGAGTATGGGGAAAACGATGTTTATGTTTGATGCGGTCGTTATTATTGTCTCTATTCTTACATATTTATCATACCGCGAGGGCATGTATACGTTAGTTGCTGTTTTTATCGGGGCTAAGGTTATTGATTTTATGCAAGAAGGAGCTTATGCAGCAAAAGGTGCAACTATTATTTCTGATAAAAACGATGAAATTGCTGCAAAAATTTTATCAGAAATGGAGCGCGGAGCTACCTTTTTAAAAGCAGTTGGATCCTATACAAAAGTTGAACGAAATGTACTATATTGTGTCGTTGCAAAAAACGAAATCGTGAAATTAAAAAATATCATTACTTCTGTAGACCCTCACGCCTTTGTTGCTGTAAGTGATGTACATGATGTCGTCGGTGAAGGATTTACACTAGATGAAAATAAAAATCCGTTACATAATTAA
- the bshB1 gene encoding bacillithiol biosynthesis deacetylase BshB1 — MSGLHILAFGAHADDVEIGMAGTIAKYTKQGYEVGICDLTEADLSSNGTVELRKEEAKAAARIMGVKTRINLAMPDRGLYMKEEYIREIVKVIRTYKPTLIFAPYYEDRHPDHANCAKLVEEAIFSAGIRKYMPEISPHRVESFYNYMINGFHKPNFCIDISEYLSKKVEALEAYESQFSTGSDGVKTPLTEGYVETVIAREKMFGKEVGVMYAEGFMSKKPVLLHADLIGGCK; from the coding sequence ATGAGTGGATTACATATATTAGCGTTTGGTGCTCATGCCGATGATGTTGAAATCGGCATGGCAGGTACCATTGCAAAGTATACGAAGCAAGGATATGAAGTAGGCATTTGCGATTTAACAGAAGCTGATCTTTCTTCAAATGGAACGGTAGAACTAAGAAAAGAAGAAGCAAAAGCTGCTGCTCGTATTATGGGAGTAAAAACGAGAATTAATTTAGCAATGCCAGACCGTGGTTTGTATATGAAAGAAGAATATATACGTGAAATTGTAAAGGTTATTCGTACATATAAACCAACGCTAATTTTCGCACCATATTACGAAGATCGTCATCCAGACCATGCTAATTGCGCGAAACTTGTGGAAGAAGCTATCTTCTCAGCGGGAATTCGTAAATATATGCCGGAGATTTCGCCGCACCGTGTAGAGTCTTTTTATAATTATATGATTAATGGTTTTCATAAACCGAATTTTTGTATAGATATTAGTGAATACCTTTCTAAAAAGGTGGAGGCGTTAGAAGCGTATGAAAGTCAGTTTTCAACAGGAAGTGATGGTGTTAAGACGCCATTAACTGAAGGTTACGTTGAAACAGTAATTGCTCGTGAGAAGATGTTTGGGAAAGAAGTTGGAGTGATGTATGCCGAAGGATTTATGAGTAAGAAACCGGTTTTATTACATGCTGATTTAATAGGGGGATGTAAATGA
- a CDS encoding biotin--[acetyl-CoA-carboxylase] ligase — protein sequence MQSTIRKQLLQVFSEADGEFVSGQTLSDKLGCSRTAVWKHMEDLRNEGYELEAVRRLGYRIASKPDKVTANEIQLGLQTERIGRTVYFEESVESTQHIAARLAYEGAEEGTIVVAEEQTAGRGRLSRKWHSPKGTGIWMSIILRPSIPVHHAPQLTLLAAVSVAQAIEKCTGVNVGIKWPNDILIQGKKAVGILTEMQADPDKINAVIMGIGINANQKQEHFDEEIQHIATSLAIESGKPIVRAELMQQIFLQLEKLYEEYLKNGFSVIKILWESYAISIGKEITARTMKQTINGLAKGITEDGVLLLEDHQGHVHHIHSADIEIK from the coding sequence ATGCAATCTACTATAAGAAAGCAGTTATTGCAAGTTTTTTCTGAAGCAGATGGTGAATTTGTATCTGGTCAAACACTTAGTGATAAACTTGGTTGTTCTAGAACTGCTGTATGGAAGCATATGGAGGATCTTCGTAATGAGGGATATGAACTCGAAGCTGTACGCCGCTTAGGTTATCGAATTGCTAGTAAACCAGATAAGGTAACTGCTAATGAAATTCAATTAGGATTACAAACAGAGCGTATAGGTAGAACGGTTTATTTTGAAGAATCAGTTGAATCTACTCAGCATATTGCAGCAAGACTTGCTTATGAAGGAGCAGAAGAAGGAACAATCGTCGTTGCAGAAGAACAAACAGCAGGTAGAGGGCGTTTAAGTAGAAAATGGCATTCACCAAAAGGGACTGGAATTTGGATGAGTATTATTTTGCGTCCATCTATTCCAGTTCATCATGCACCACAGCTTACTTTATTAGCGGCTGTTAGTGTGGCGCAAGCAATTGAAAAATGTACGGGTGTGAATGTAGGGATTAAATGGCCAAACGACATTTTAATTCAAGGTAAAAAAGCTGTCGGTATATTAACGGAGATGCAAGCTGATCCAGATAAAATTAATGCTGTAATTATGGGAATAGGTATTAATGCAAATCAAAAACAAGAGCATTTTGATGAGGAAATTCAACACATTGCAACTTCGTTAGCCATTGAGTCAGGGAAGCCAATTGTTCGTGCAGAACTTATGCAACAAATCTTTTTACAATTAGAAAAATTGTATGAAGAGTATTTAAAAAATGGTTTCTCTGTTATAAAAATTCTTTGGGAAAGTTACGCAATAAGTATCGGAAAAGAAATTACAGCTCGAACGATGAAGCAAACGATTAATGGATTAGCAAAAGGGATTACAGAGGATGGTGTATTGCTGCTTGAGGATCATCAAGGACACGTACATCACATTCATTCTGCGGATATAGAAATTAAGTAA
- a CDS encoding CCA tRNA nucleotidyltransferase codes for MERFKKASSIIEILKQHGHEAYFVGGSVRDLIIDRPIGDIDIATSALPEEVMAIFPRHVPVGLEHGTVIVVENGEPYEVTTFRTESEYEDFRRPSSVQFVRSLEEDLKRRDFTMNAIAMTEEGEMIDLFAGQEAIRLKEITTVGDAADRFQEDALRMMRGIRFVSTLGFSLETKTKQAIETYGHLLEHIAIERITVEFEKLLTGTYCVKGLQELVETKLFSHLPYLQMSEERLLKATLYKWDSFETDIEAWAFFLYCIGEEHPSVFLRQWKFSNKKIKDIVAVLLAIRSRKEKEWDTVLLYKTGIHIAEMAERVYEAIIESYNSASVKQVQSLFHALPIKNRQEMNVTGNDLLSWADKKPGPWVAEVLQNIEEAIVQGDLVNKKENIREWLEKCNLL; via the coding sequence ATGGAAAGATTTAAAAAAGCTAGTTCAATTATTGAGATATTAAAACAGCACGGACATGAGGCTTACTTCGTTGGTGGAAGTGTACGCGATCTTATTATCGATAGACCAATTGGAGATATCGATATCGCAACATCTGCTTTACCAGAAGAAGTAATGGCTATTTTCCCAAGACATGTTCCGGTTGGTCTTGAGCATGGAACTGTAATTGTTGTAGAAAATGGTGAACCGTATGAGGTAACTACTTTTCGAACAGAAAGCGAATATGAAGATTTTCGGAGACCTAGTAGTGTTCAATTTGTCCGTTCATTAGAAGAGGATTTAAAACGACGTGATTTCACGATGAATGCAATTGCAATGACAGAGGAAGGCGAAATGATTGATTTATTTGCTGGGCAAGAAGCGATTCGTCTGAAGGAAATTACAACGGTTGGAGATGCTGCAGACCGTTTTCAAGAAGATGCACTGCGAATGATGCGTGGTATTCGGTTCGTAAGTACGTTAGGTTTCTCTTTGGAAACAAAGACGAAACAAGCAATTGAAACGTATGGGCATTTGCTCGAACATATAGCGATTGAAAGAATTACAGTTGAGTTCGAAAAGTTATTGACGGGTACGTATTGTGTGAAAGGGCTTCAAGAATTGGTAGAAACGAAGCTATTTTCTCATTTGCCATATTTACAAATGTCAGAAGAAAGACTCTTGAAAGCTACGCTGTATAAATGGGATTCTTTTGAAACAGACATTGAGGCGTGGGCATTTTTCTTATATTGTATCGGAGAAGAGCATCCATCTGTCTTTTTACGTCAATGGAAGTTCTCGAATAAAAAGATTAAGGATATTGTAGCGGTTTTATTAGCAATTCGTTCTAGAAAGGAGAAGGAATGGGATACAGTCCTTCTTTATAAAACTGGAATTCACATCGCTGAAATGGCGGAAAGAGTATATGAAGCGATAATAGAAAGTTATAATAGCGCGTCTGTTAAGCAAGTACAATCATTATTTCATGCATTGCCGATAAAAAATCGTCAAGAAATGAATGTGACTGGTAATGATTTATTAAGCTGGGCAGATAAAAAGCCAGGTCCGTGGGTTGCCGAAGTGCTTCAAAACATTGAAGAAGCAATCGTACAAGGAGATTTAGTCAATAAGAAAGAGAATATAAGGGAGTGGCTAGAAAAATGCAATCTACTATAA
- the bshA gene encoding N-acetyl-alpha-D-glucosaminyl L-malate synthase BshA, giving the protein MRLKIGITCYPSVGGSGVVGTELGKQLAERGHEIHFITSGVPFRLNKVYPNIYFHEVAVNQYSVFQYPPYDLALASKMAEVAQRENLDILHVHYAIPHAICAYLAKQMIGERIKIVTTLHGTDITVLGSDPSLNNLIRFGIEQSDVVTAVSHSLIEETNELVKPDKEIETVYNFVDERVYFKRDMSQLKKEYGIRENEKVLIHISNFRKVKRVQDVVQSFAKIVKGVDAKLLLVGDGPEFCTILQLVKSLHIEERVLFLGKQDNVAELLAMSDLMLLLSEKESFGLVILEAMACGVPSIGTRVGGIPEVIQHGETGYICEVGDTDGIAKQAIQLLENEELHRNMGERAMKSVYEQFRSEKIVSQYEAIYYDILRDDNNGKI; this is encoded by the coding sequence ATGAGATTGAAAATAGGTATTACATGTTATCCTTCTGTAGGTGGTTCTGGTGTTGTTGGAACGGAATTAGGAAAGCAATTGGCGGAACGTGGGCATGAAATTCATTTTATTACATCGGGTGTACCATTCCGGTTAAATAAAGTGTATCCAAACATTTATTTTCACGAAGTAGCAGTAAATCAATATTCAGTATTTCAATATCCACCTTACGATTTAGCGTTAGCAAGTAAAATGGCCGAGGTTGCTCAAAGAGAAAATCTTGATATTTTACATGTGCATTATGCAATCCCTCATGCTATTTGTGCATATTTAGCAAAACAAATGATTGGAGAGCGTATTAAAATTGTTACAACCTTACATGGAACAGATATTACTGTGTTAGGTTCCGATCCTTCGTTAAATAATTTAATTCGCTTTGGTATTGAACAATCTGATGTAGTTACTGCTGTGTCACATTCGTTAATTGAAGAAACGAATGAACTTGTAAAACCAGATAAAGAAATTGAGACGGTATACAATTTTGTAGACGAACGTGTGTATTTCAAACGTGATATGTCTCAATTAAAAAAAGAATATGGTATACGAGAAAATGAAAAAGTGTTGATTCATATTTCAAATTTCCGAAAGGTTAAGCGTGTACAGGATGTTGTACAGTCATTTGCCAAAATTGTAAAGGGAGTAGATGCGAAATTGCTTCTTGTTGGGGATGGACCAGAGTTCTGTACTATTTTACAATTGGTGAAAAGTTTACATATTGAGGAACGTGTCTTATTCCTAGGAAAGCAAGATAATGTTGCAGAGCTTCTTGCGATGAGTGATTTAATGCTGCTTTTATCAGAAAAGGAAAGTTTTGGTCTCGTTATTTTAGAAGCGATGGCGTGTGGTGTGCCTAGTATTGGAACGAGGGTTGGGGGCATTCCAGAGGTCATTCAACATGGTGAAACAGGATATATATGTGAAGTTGGAGATACAGATGGAATAGCTAAGCAAGCAATTCAACTACTAGAAAATGAAGAACTTCACCGTAATATGGGAGAGCGGGCGATGAAATCTGTATATGAGCAGTTTCGTTCGGAAAAAATCGTTTCACAGTATGAGGCGATTTATTATGACATACTAAGGGATGACAATAATGGAAAGATTTAA
- the ypjB gene encoding sporulation protein YpjB, which translates to MKRTLIGLIAFLIIMFPVRIYAEEWSELTGLLDDSLQLVKKNEDEKAIQVLHHFSEQFLSKENENNSKVTPGQIRVVSLAYDKAKQSLVEDLDKQVKVDNMLALQLAVDAQVSKYQPLWMERERKIMDAFSQVEKAMKKEDDGQFQQTLNTFLNEFNIIYPSLMIALPENEAQRVNAHLSYLDEFRNVMLKTKGGQMQLGIIKGDLQKIFHTVKKDEIAPSLIWFMTITGGLILFTLTYVGWRKYKGEREKRRSNLHSKDR; encoded by the coding sequence ATGAAGAGAACATTAATTGGACTGATAGCATTTCTAATTATAATGTTTCCAGTACGTATATATGCTGAAGAGTGGAGTGAACTAACTGGATTGCTAGATGACTCTTTACAGTTAGTAAAGAAAAATGAAGATGAGAAGGCAATACAAGTACTGCACCATTTCTCAGAGCAGTTTCTATCAAAGGAAAATGAAAATAATTCAAAAGTAACTCCGGGACAAATTAGAGTCGTTTCTTTGGCATACGATAAGGCGAAACAATCTCTTGTGGAAGATTTAGATAAGCAAGTTAAAGTTGATAATATGTTAGCGTTACAACTTGCTGTTGATGCACAAGTATCTAAATATCAGCCACTTTGGATGGAAAGAGAAAGAAAGATTATGGATGCTTTTTCTCAAGTAGAAAAAGCGATGAAAAAAGAAGATGATGGACAGTTCCAACAGACGCTAAATACATTTTTAAATGAATTTAATATTATTTATCCGAGTTTAATGATTGCCCTGCCAGAAAACGAAGCGCAGCGTGTAAATGCACATTTATCTTATTTGGATGAATTTCGTAACGTTATGTTAAAAACAAAAGGTGGACAAATGCAACTAGGGATTATTAAAGGTGATTTACAAAAAATATTTCATACAGTAAAAAAAGATGAGATTGCGCCCTCTCTCATTTGGTTTATGACCATTACTGGAGGACTTATTTTGTTCACTTTAACGTATGTTGGGTGGAGAAAGTATAAAGGAGAGAGAGAGAAACGGAGAAGTAACTTGCATTCTAAAGATAGATAA